CTCCGCCGCAAGGGTCACCGTGACGGACGGCATCCCGGTGATCAGCACGTCGTCGTCCAGCGCGAGGCTCGTCGCGCACAGCGAACGGCTGTCGTCCTCGTGCTGGTCCTCCGGCCAGCCGAACCCGTAGCCGACGATGTTGCTGAGCCCGGCTTGCGCGCCGACGGTCGGGTCGGGGTCATACACCCCGATGACGGATCCGCCGCACGCGTCGGCTGTTGCATCGACGGCGTCGACCAGCGTCGGGGAGCCGGCCGTGCTCAGGCGCAGGTCCTCCTTGCCGGGAGGCCACGATGCGTAGGTGCGCCATTGCGGGCGCTCGCCCTGGATGTAGACGGTGACCGGCGGTTCCTCGTCGACGCCGTTGGCCGTTCCTGAAAGCCAGCGATCCCACCACCTCAATGCCGAGGCCAGGAAGTCGATCGGCTCCACGGGCGAGAGATGGGGCAGGGTGTGCATCCAGGGGCCGACAAGAAGTTTCTTGGGTGCCTCGACCTGTTCGTAGCCTCGGATGGTGGAGTTCATGTAGATGTCGCGCCAGCCGGTGACGAACATCGTGGGCGCCGTGATGCGGCCGGTGTCGATCGTCCAGTCCCGCCACCGCGGGTCCGCAGCCGCGAGGTTGCCGACCATCAGGCTGGGATCGAGGGCAGCCAGCCGCTGCCGCCACCGGCGCTCTTCCGTTGGCGAGGAATAGTTTCCCAGCGCGGGAAGCAATCGCTGCAGCACGTTCGCCCCGGCGCGCCGGACCTTGTTCTGCACATCGCTGCGGGCGCCGCAGTGGGTCACGGAATCCCACTGCAGGTCGAACGGGTTGGTCATCGCGATCAGCGCCTTCAGCGCCGGCGGGTTCCGGCACGCGGTGAACGCGGTGATCATGCCGTTGGCGCAGAATCCCCACATTCCCACCGCACCGGTGCACCAGGGTTGTTTCGCGGCCCACTCGATCGCCGCCACCCCGTCGTCTCCCTGCGCGGGATCCAGCATCGACCGCAGGGCTCCGTCGGATGATCCGATGCCTTGGACGTCCACCAGCAGACAGCCGTAGCCGCGTTCGGCGAAATACCGCAACGAGGATTCGTATTTCACGCCGGCCATGAGGTCCCGGCGATACGGGGACAATTGGATGACCGCCGGGACCGGGTTCTCGGTGACCGGGAGCCACACGTCGGCTGAGAGGGTGACCGCCGGGTCGGTGGTGGGGATGCGCACGTCGCGCAGGACGCGCACCTCGTGCCGCGCGGACGTCGTCGTCATCGGCTTCTCCTCGAGGACATGGTTTCCGGGTGTCGTGGTCACTTCGCGCCTCCGGCGGCGCTGGTGTCGGCGGGTGCGGGCGGGGCTGGGACGGGGCGGGAGGCCAGCCCCTCAGCGGGCGCCCGGGAGGCTTGGGCCAGCAGCGCGCGGGCGCGGGCGAGGATGGGCTGGTCGACCATGCCGCCGTTCACGACGGTCGCAGCCCCGGTGCCGACGCTGTCGACCACGGAGCGGGCCCACCGGATTTCCTCGCGCGAGGGGGCCAGCTCGCGATGCGTGGCGGCGATCTGGCGGGGGTGAATGCACAGCCGTCCGGTGAAGCCGAGTTCGCGCGCGTGCCGGGTGTCGGCGGCGAGCAGGGCCTCGTCGTCGATCGCTGTGGTCACCCCGTCCAGCGGCGGCGCGATCCCGGCGGCCGCGGCTGCCAGCACGACGGCCGATCGGGCTGCGGCGAGTGCCCGGTGGCTGGTGTGGGCGACACCGAGCTCGGCGGCAAGGTCGCCGTTGCCGAACGCCAGCCGGGCCACACCGGGGACCGCGGCGATCGCCGGGGCGTTCACGATGCCTTGCGCGGTCTCGAGAATGGGGATGACCCATGACTCCGGCGCCAGCAGTCCCCGTACGTCCTCGACGTCGTCTGCCGTGCCGGTTTTGGGCAGGAGCACGACCGCCGGCCCTTCGAGCGACGCCAGGTCCTCGCGGTACCAGCGGGTACGCCGATCGTTGACTCGTACGATGCCCGCGCCGCCCTGCGCACGCCACCGCCGCACCTGCTCGCGTGCCCGCGCCTTGTCGGCGGGCGCGACCGCGTCCTCGAGATCGAGCACGACGGCGTCAGCGCCCGAAGCCGCGGCCTTGGCGAAACGATCGGGTCGTGAGCCAGGTACGAACAGCATCGTCCGTGCCGTCGTGACAAGCGCCGGCGGATGCGATCGAGGGCGAGACTCAGCGACGGTCATCGGAACCGCTCCTGCGCCCGCCGCCGGTCAGGTGTTCACCGCTGCCGCCCGCCCGCGGCGCGGGGAACCTGTCGGTGGGTCCGAAGGCTCCGGCTGCGCGCAGTTCGGCCACGGTGCTCTCTCCGAAGCCCAGCAGTTCGCGCAGCACCGCCGCGGTGTGCTCGCCGCGTCCGGGGGCCCGCTCGTGGTCCTTCCGGGCCGCTCCCACCCGCACCGGGGTGTTGACCTGTGCGACGGTGCCTGACGTGGGATGGCTCGTCGAGATGATCAGATCGCGAGCCAGGGTGTGTTCGTCCGACAGCGCCTGCTCGACGGTGTTGATCGGGCCGCAGGGCACGGACGCGGCGCGCAGGTCGGCCAGCCACTGCTCGACGGTGCGGCCGCGGAATTCCTTGTCGAGAATCGCTTCGAGCTCGTCCCGATGGGCCAGCCGGTCGGCGAACGCGGTGAACCGCGCATCGCAGAGCAGGTCCGGCCGTTCGAGAACGCGCACCAGACGCTGCCAGAACTTCTCCTTGGCGCAGCCGACGACGAGCCATCCGTCGGCTGCGGGAAACACTTGGAAAGGCACCAGCGACGGATGTGCGGAGCGGCGGGTCCGCGGGGGCTCGAATCCCTCGTTGAGGTGCCAGGTCGCCAGGTAGTTGAGCATGCTGATCGCGGTGTCGAACAGGCTGACGTCGCAATCCATGCCCACACCGCTGCGTCGGGCCGCGTGCACGCCGGCCAGCAACGACAACGCGGCGGCGTATCCGCCGGAGAAGTCCACCAGCGACAGCCCCGACTTGGCCGGCGGCGAGCCCGGCTCCCCGGTCAAGGTCATCCAGCCGGCGTAGCCCTGGAGCACGTAGTCGTAGCCGGGCTCGCCGGCCCGCGGTCCCGTCATCCCGAACCCCGACAGCGAGCAGCACACGATCGCCGGGTTGAGGATTTTGAGATCGTCGTACCGGATCCGCAGCCGTGCCGGGACGTCGCCGCGGAGGTTCGAATACACCGCATCGGCGCGGCGCACCAGGCCCTCGAAAACCTGTCGGCCGCGCGCGTTGCGCAGATCCAGGCTGATGCTGTGTTTGTTGCGGTTGAGGGACTGGAAGAACAGCGAGTCCTCGCCCTCGGTGTAGGGCGGAACGTACCGAGCCACGTCGCCTCCGGCGGCGGGATCCTCGATCTTGATCACTTCTGCCCCGAGGTCGGCCAGCAGCAGGGAACCGAACGGGCCGGCCCCGTACTGTTCGATCGCGAGGACGCGCACGTCGTCCAGCGGCCTCATGCCAGGCTCGCTTCCGGTGCGGTGAAGGGTGTTTTGGCGGCGGGGAACGCTGCGGGGGCGGTGTGGCCGCGTTTGTGGACGAGGAAGGTGCGGGTGTAGGAGAGCACTTGTTCGCCGTCCTGGTTGAGGCCGCGGGTTGTCACCTGCACCAGCCCGGCGTGCGGGCGGCTGCGGGATTCGCGCTTGTTCAGCACCGTGGTTTCGGAGTAGAGCGTGTCGCCGGCGAACACGGGGCGGGTGAGCTTGATGTCTTCCCAGCCGAGGTTGGCGATGGCGTTGAAGCTGGTGTCGATCACGCTCTGCCCCGCCACGATCGCCAGCGTCAGGGTCGAGTTCACCAGGCACCGCCCGAACTCGCTGGCCTCGCCGGCCGCGTTGTTGAAATGGATCTGCGCCGTGTTCATCGTCAGCAGCGTGAACCAGGTGTTGTCGGTCTCGGTCACCGTCCGCCCCAACGGATGCTGATACACGTCGCCCACCTCGAAATCCTCGTAAAACCTTCCCCGCCAGCCAGTCTTGACAGTCATTCCTCATCTCCCGAATGCAATCGTTCCGACGATTCCGAAAACCGTCGCCCCGCGAGCGGAAAGCGCGGCGAACGTTCGAGCGTCCGGCCGGTCGAGCGGCAGACGACGGGCCGGGTCCGCGAGTCAGGACTGCGCGGCGAAGCCTTGCCTTGGCGGACCTTGCGGACGGGGTCCGAATTTTCGCGGCGGCTACGTTCAGGAGCGTAAACGTCCAATAGTTAGGCGTCAACCGTCAGCGGTCACGACTCGGCCATGTCCTGGTAGTAATGACGGCGAGCGGCGCGCAGATGCGCGCGCATGGCCTCGCGGGCGCCGGCCTGGTCCCGGCGGTCGAGGCAGTCCAGGATCTCGCGGTGGTCCTGATCGACCTCGAGCCAGGTCCGCGCCGGCGCCCGGTCGCGCAGGAAGCGCTCTTCCAGCACCCGGAACACCGGGCCGGCCACCAGGGCCAGCAACGGATTGTGCGTGGCCTGCAGGATGCCCAGGTGGAAGCCGCCGGTGCAGCTGAAGACCCGGTCCGGTTCGACCCGGTACGGGTCGAACAGCGTCGCCCGCAGGGCCGCGAGCTCCTCGTCCGTGCGGTGCAGCGCCGCGATCTCGGCGGCGGGGACCTCCAGGATCTCCCGGGTCTGCACCAGATTCTCGACCGACACGTCGCTGCCGGCCATGAGGGACAGCGCGGTCCGCAGCGAGCCGCTGACCGAATCCGCCGAGGGGCGCGCGATGAACGTTCCGCCCCGGGCGCCCACCTTGATCTCGAGCAGCCCCTGTCCGGCCAGGGATTTCAGGGCTTCGCGGACGGTGTTGCGGGCGACGCCGTGGCGAGCGGCCAGGTCGGCTTCCGAGGGCAATCGCTCGCCGATCTGCAACGCTCCGCTCTCGATCTGCTCGCGGAGGTCTTGTTCGATTCGCCGCCCCGGCGTGACCGTGACGTTGTCGCCTTGTCCCATCCAAGCTCCTCTGTGCTGCCGCCCCCGGATGCGGGGAGGCGGCGACGGTTGACAGTGTGATGCAGGTCGCTTACTTTACCTCAAACGTCCAATCATTTGGCGCGGTCGTGGTCCCGTTCACGCTGGCGACCTCGTCTCTGTGCTGCTTCCCGACGCTTCCGGGACGTTCCGTCGGGACAAGGGGGTCAACGAGCTGGTTCTCTATTACTGAAAGGACTCAACGGTGAGTCTCTTGGACCCGCAAGCTCATGCTGCGACGAGCGGACACGGCAGGACGTCGATTGCGGCACGACTG
Above is a window of Amycolatopsis sp. AA4 DNA encoding:
- a CDS encoding MaoC family dehydratase; translation: MTVKTGWRGRFYEDFEVGDVYQHPLGRTVTETDNTWFTLLTMNTAQIHFNNAAGEASEFGRCLVNSTLTLAIVAGQSVIDTSFNAIANLGWEDIKLTRPVFAGDTLYSETTVLNKRESRSRPHAGLVQVTTRGLNQDGEQVLSYTRTFLVHKRGHTAPAAFPAAKTPFTAPEASLA
- a CDS encoding FadR/GntR family transcriptional regulator yields the protein MGQGDNVTVTPGRRIEQDLREQIESGALQIGERLPSEADLAARHGVARNTVREALKSLAGQGLLEIKVGARGGTFIARPSADSVSGSLRTALSLMAGSDVSVENLVQTREILEVPAAEIAALHRTDEELAALRATLFDPYRVEPDRVFSCTGGFHLGILQATHNPLLALVAGPVFRVLEERFLRDRAPARTWLEVDQDHREILDCLDRRDQAGAREAMRAHLRAARRHYYQDMAES
- a CDS encoding CaiB/BaiF CoA-transferase family protein, which produces MRPLDDVRVLAIEQYGAGPFGSLLLADLGAEVIKIEDPAAGGDVARYVPPYTEGEDSLFFQSLNRNKHSISLDLRNARGRQVFEGLVRRADAVYSNLRGDVPARLRIRYDDLKILNPAIVCCSLSGFGMTGPRAGEPGYDYVLQGYAGWMTLTGEPGSPPAKSGLSLVDFSGGYAAALSLLAGVHAARRSGVGMDCDVSLFDTAISMLNYLATWHLNEGFEPPRTRRSAHPSLVPFQVFPAADGWLVVGCAKEKFWQRLVRVLERPDLLCDARFTAFADRLAHRDELEAILDKEFRGRTVEQWLADLRAASVPCGPINTVEQALSDEHTLARDLIISTSHPTSGTVAQVNTPVRVGAARKDHERAPGRGEHTAAVLRELLGFGESTVAELRAAGAFGPTDRFPAPRAGGSGEHLTGGGRRSGSDDRR
- a CDS encoding CocE/NonD family hydrolase, which produces MTTTSARHEVRVLRDVRIPTTDPAVTLSADVWLPVTENPVPAVIQLSPYRRDLMAGVKYESSLRYFAERGYGCLLVDVQGIGSSDGALRSMLDPAQGDDGVAAIEWAAKQPWCTGAVGMWGFCANGMITAFTACRNPPALKALIAMTNPFDLQWDSVTHCGARSDVQNKVRRAGANVLQRLLPALGNYSSPTEERRWRQRLAALDPSLMVGNLAAADPRWRDWTIDTGRITAPTMFVTGWRDIYMNSTIRGYEQVEAPKKLLVGPWMHTLPHLSPVEPIDFLASALRWWDRWLSGTANGVDEEPPVTVYIQGERPQWRTYASWPPGKEDLRLSTAGSPTLVDAVDATADACGGSVIGVYDPDPTVGAQAGLSNIVGYGFGWPEDQHEDDSRSLCATSLALDDDVLITGMPSVTVTLAAEGQPVPQRLVARLTDVDPQGRSTLIVGGVACPTERRDRYRIRLRRTAYRVAAGHRLRIAVSDADFPLLRPLPSPSPLHVVRIEAHLPVVDEALGADGDVTRLEGAKRVGWFGKPTPDIPGYGGTWNVTRDYVNDGIEVRFGQRSDTTVPGSGHLVEIEHETTASVLRARPEASVARGRYRALVHLNTGETLTAAVSVRCTAASLWVRGEVSIDGDTVFSRTWDAPVDEIDPATVPSPERDPLGEPAATAPLPVQR
- a CDS encoding CoA ester lyase, which translates into the protein MLFVPGSRPDRFAKAAASGADAVVLDLEDAVAPADKARAREQVRRWRAQGGAGIVRVNDRRTRWYREDLASLEGPAVVLLPKTGTADDVEDVRGLLAPESWVIPILETAQGIVNAPAIAAVPGVARLAFGNGDLAAELGVAHTSHRALAAARSAVVLAAAAAGIAPPLDGVTTAIDDEALLAADTRHARELGFTGRLCIHPRQIAATHRELAPSREEIRWARSVVDSVGTGAATVVNGGMVDQPILARARALLAQASRAPAEGLASRPVPAPPAPADTSAAGGAK